A DNA window from Luteolibacter luteus contains the following coding sequences:
- a CDS encoding OmpH family outer membrane protein, which produces MKQLIAPLIALAVTFGGVSHAQQARLKVATVDMEALFQSYNRTKDAKAKMDEDVARVKKDQEERMNRLKEISEAAKELGKQLEDPAIADNKKRELFSARQVKVQEAQTLQTELEEFLQRKSRAFQEQNNIVMKGILEEIRVKVQKHAEAEGYDYVMDKTGKSTSMVPILLYTKDATDMTETLLKTINDGAPASAPEEKKEEGK; this is translated from the coding sequence ATGAAACAACTGATCGCTCCCCTCATCGCCTTGGCTGTTACCTTCGGCGGGGTTTCCCACGCCCAGCAGGCCCGGTTGAAAGTCGCAACCGTGGACATGGAGGCGCTCTTCCAATCCTACAACCGCACCAAGGATGCGAAGGCCAAGATGGACGAGGATGTGGCCCGCGTGAAGAAGGATCAGGAGGAGCGCATGAACCGCCTGAAGGAAATTTCCGAGGCTGCCAAGGAATTGGGCAAGCAACTGGAAGACCCGGCGATCGCCGATAACAAGAAGCGCGAGCTTTTCTCCGCACGCCAGGTGAAGGTGCAGGAAGCGCAGACTCTCCAGACCGAGCTTGAGGAGTTCCTCCAGCGCAAGAGCCGCGCGTTCCAAGAGCAGAACAACATCGTGATGAAGGGCATCCTCGAGGAAATCCGCGTCAAGGTGCAGAAGCATGCGGAGGCCGAGGGCTACGACTACGTGATGGACAAGACCGGCAAGAGCACCTCGATGGTGCCGATCCTTCTCTATACGAAGGATGCGACCGACATGACGGAAACGCTGCTGAAGACCATCAACGACGGGGCTCCTGCATCGGCTCCGGAGGAGAAGAAAGAAGAAGGGAAGTAA
- a CDS encoding CHAD domain-containing protein, whose protein sequence is MSEAPSDFISARPNLIAASIEMERMLSGLTDSHGRVADEIHVVRKHGKRLRGGLAVIGEAKPCIRWIAVIGRMLGGSRDAVVRAKTWDSLNIDSSIPGSVEAAIYSILGLEAHAAARRPPQEVIDWSLAALVQVRNRLEARSDEETAELAEKGSGHLKKQLKKRLKRALQRVHNEDFHDCRKAAKAWLGGMSIVAPDLEIPAKSETEKLADNLGDENDLEVLAKWLTDRGFTHATTRVAWKSLLKRQEKIRRRSISLIRKELLPVIDPKN, encoded by the coding sequence ATGTCCGAAGCCCCGTCTGATTTTATCTCCGCGCGCCCCAATCTCATTGCGGCCAGCATCGAGATGGAGCGGATGCTCTCTGGTCTGACGGATTCCCACGGCCGCGTGGCGGATGAGATCCATGTGGTCCGGAAGCACGGCAAGCGCCTGCGCGGTGGATTGGCGGTGATCGGCGAGGCCAAGCCGTGCATTCGCTGGATCGCGGTGATCGGACGGATGCTAGGGGGTTCCCGTGATGCGGTCGTGAGGGCGAAAACCTGGGACTCGCTCAACATCGATTCGAGCATCCCGGGTTCGGTGGAAGCGGCGATTTATTCGATTCTGGGGCTGGAGGCACATGCTGCGGCGCGCCGGCCGCCTCAGGAAGTGATCGATTGGTCGTTGGCTGCGCTCGTGCAGGTGAGGAATCGTCTCGAGGCCCGGAGCGACGAGGAGACGGCGGAGCTTGCCGAGAAGGGCTCAGGCCATCTGAAGAAGCAGCTTAAAAAGCGTCTCAAGCGAGCCCTGCAGCGCGTCCATAACGAGGATTTCCACGATTGCCGGAAGGCCGCCAAGGCTTGGCTGGGAGGGATGTCGATTGTGGCTCCGGATCTGGAAATCCCGGCGAAGTCGGAAACGGAGAAGCTGGCCGACAATCTGGGCGACGAAAACGATCTGGAGGTCCTGGCGAAATGGCTGACCGACCGGGGCTTCACCCATGCCACCACCCGGGTGGCATGGAAGAGTCTGCTGAAGCGCCAGGAGAAGATCCGGCGGCGCTCGATCTCGCTCATTCGGAAGGAGCTGCTGCCGGTGATTGATCCGAAGAATTGA
- the nagA gene encoding N-acetylglucosamine-6-phosphate deacetylase, with translation MRKLVTNARVVSPGLDIPHAAVLIEDGWITAVIEGNNLPNAEEKFDAEGKLLMPGFIDIHSHGADGCDVCDDTLESLQHIARRKLQEGVTTWLPTTLTQPKEKLKSIAGKIAQFCFQGGLTRCPGMHVEGPFINKERAGAQNPQFVRAPDFAEIEDLHAIMPALILSLAPEMPGAVELIRGARALGITCSAAHTSATAAQIFTACDAGLSHLTHYGNAMTPLHHREIGVIGAGMVDERLMIELIADGIHLSPDMLRLIFTTIPIDRLMMITDSVAASWIGEGEVDLGGLAVVVKDHVARLKEGGALAGSTLKANEGLKNLVEITRLPLSDLVKVTSWNQARSLGLQSLGKILPGFLGDLVLLNEDFSVAKTFVGGEER, from the coding sequence ATGCGAAAGCTCGTTACCAACGCCCGCGTCGTTTCTCCCGGACTCGATATTCCCCACGCCGCCGTTTTGATTGAGGACGGCTGGATCACCGCGGTGATCGAGGGCAACAACCTTCCCAATGCCGAGGAAAAGTTCGATGCCGAAGGCAAACTGCTGATGCCCGGCTTCATCGACATCCACAGCCACGGGGCAGATGGCTGCGACGTCTGCGATGACACCTTGGAGTCCCTCCAGCACATCGCCCGCCGCAAGCTGCAGGAAGGGGTAACCACCTGGCTGCCGACCACGCTGACGCAGCCGAAGGAGAAGCTAAAGTCGATCGCCGGGAAGATCGCGCAGTTCTGCTTCCAGGGTGGCCTGACCCGCTGCCCGGGCATGCACGTGGAGGGCCCCTTCATCAACAAGGAGCGAGCCGGTGCCCAGAACCCGCAATTCGTCCGCGCCCCCGATTTCGCCGAGATCGAAGACCTGCATGCGATCATGCCGGCACTGATCCTTTCCCTCGCCCCGGAAATGCCGGGAGCGGTCGAGCTGATCCGTGGCGCACGCGCTCTAGGCATCACCTGCTCTGCCGCCCACACCTCCGCCACCGCGGCGCAAATCTTCACCGCTTGCGATGCTGGCCTGAGCCACCTGACCCATTACGGGAACGCGATGACCCCGCTCCATCACCGGGAGATCGGCGTCATCGGAGCCGGCATGGTGGACGAGCGCCTGATGATCGAACTCATCGCCGACGGCATCCACCTCTCCCCGGATATGCTGCGGCTGATCTTCACGACCATCCCCATCGATCGACTGATGATGATCACCGACTCCGTCGCCGCCTCCTGGATCGGCGAAGGAGAAGTGGATCTCGGCGGTCTCGCCGTGGTGGTGAAGGACCATGTCGCGCGTCTGAAAGAAGGTGGTGCCTTGGCAGGCTCCACGCTGAAGGCGAATGAGGGCCTCAAGAATCTCGTCGAGATCACCCGCCTGCCCCTTTCCGACCTGGTGAAGGTCACCTCATGGAACCAGGCCCGCTCGCTCGGCCTGCAGAGCCTTGGCAAGATCCTGCCCGGCTTCCTCGGCGATCTCGTCTTGTTGAACGAGGATTTCAGCGTGGCGAAGACTTTCGTCGGAGGCGAGGAGCGCTGA
- a CDS encoding RNA polymerase sigma factor, with product MMGSAKRGLTAKDLERIHGEHVTAMYRHGLALLRDETAVRDLLQDVFLKLAEGRVDPGDLESERAYLLRMIHHGAIDRLRRDKVRRDHVEKTPEEIFQSSPDPDREAFRRQLERALDQLPPEQREIVILKLWEERTFDEISKICGISLNTAASRYRYALDKLRGFLRPTYEEL from the coding sequence ATGATGGGTAGCGCGAAGCGCGGGCTAACAGCGAAGGATCTCGAACGCATCCACGGCGAGCACGTGACGGCGATGTACCGCCACGGTCTCGCGCTGCTGCGGGATGAGACGGCGGTGCGAGATTTGCTTCAGGACGTTTTTCTCAAGCTCGCGGAAGGCCGGGTAGATCCGGGCGATCTTGAATCCGAACGCGCTTACCTCCTGCGCATGATTCACCACGGGGCGATCGACCGGCTGCGACGCGACAAGGTGCGGAGAGATCATGTCGAGAAAACGCCGGAGGAGATTTTCCAGTCCTCGCCTGATCCTGACCGGGAAGCCTTCCGTCGTCAGTTGGAAAGAGCGCTCGACCAGCTCCCGCCAGAGCAGCGGGAGATCGTCATCTTAAAGCTGTGGGAAGAACGGACCTTTGACGAAATATCCAAGATCTGTGGCATTTCCCTTAACACCGCGGCAAGCCGCTACCGGTATGCCCTAGACAAACTTCGCGGTTTCCTGCGTCCCACCTATGAAGAGCTTTGA
- a CDS encoding AAA family ATPase has protein sequence MSSVHSSLSETKEYLQAIRQRVGTIVVGQDVVVERMLIALLTSGHLLLEGMPGLAKTLLVNTLARAMHLNFRRIQFTIDLLPSDILGSEILDERTGGFRTHQGPVFTNLLLADEINRAAPKVQGALLEAMQERKVTIGSQSFALPVPFLVIATQNPIEQSGTFELPEAQLDRFMLCHRLGYPTMAEEEEILRRNLKLGVKREGSGAVARTEFDMIKEEAIGSEADLVAAMEAANHIHVSDVFLKHVVDVVERTRKHADLELGCSPRAGISLLKASRARALLHGRDYVIPEDLFALAEDVMLHRIRLTYEALAEGKTAAGVLRGILEESVS, from the coding sequence ATGAGTAGCGTCCACTCCTCCCTTTCCGAAACGAAGGAATATCTTCAGGCGATCCGCCAGCGGGTCGGCACCATCGTCGTCGGCCAGGATGTGGTCGTGGAGCGCATGCTCATCGCCCTGCTCACCAGCGGTCACCTCTTGCTGGAGGGGATGCCGGGCCTCGCGAAGACACTTCTGGTGAACACGCTGGCCCGCGCGATGCACCTGAACTTCCGCCGTATCCAGTTCACCATCGACCTTCTCCCCTCCGACATCCTCGGTTCGGAGATCCTCGATGAGCGAACTGGCGGTTTCCGCACCCATCAGGGCCCCGTTTTCACGAACCTGCTGCTGGCAGACGAAATCAACCGTGCCGCCCCCAAGGTCCAAGGCGCCCTCTTGGAAGCGATGCAGGAGCGAAAGGTGACCATCGGCAGCCAATCCTTTGCCCTCCCCGTCCCCTTCCTGGTGATCGCCACGCAGAACCCGATCGAGCAAAGCGGCACCTTCGAACTTCCGGAAGCCCAGCTCGACCGCTTCATGCTCTGCCATCGCCTCGGCTACCCGACGATGGCTGAAGAGGAGGAAATCCTCCGGCGAAACCTGAAGCTCGGCGTGAAACGCGAGGGCTCCGGCGCCGTGGCCCGCACCGAGTTCGACATGATCAAAGAGGAGGCTATCGGCAGCGAGGCAGATCTCGTCGCTGCCATGGAAGCAGCAAACCACATCCACGTCAGCGATGTCTTCCTGAAGCATGTCGTCGACGTGGTCGAGCGCACCCGCAAGCACGCCGACCTGGAACTCGGATGTTCCCCGCGCGCCGGAATCTCCTTGCTAAAAGCCTCACGTGCCCGCGCTTTGCTCCATGGCCGCGACTACGTCATCCCGGAAGATCTCTTCGCCCTCGCGGAAGACGTCATGCTCCACCGCATCCGCTTGACCTACGAGGCCCTCGCGGAAGGAAAGACAGCCGCAGGGGTTCTGCGAGGGATTCTTGAGGAGTCGGTATCCTGA
- a CDS encoding DUF58 domain-containing protein, translating into MDATLQHCDPLDSRQFHLAVKRLADSLSYGTDKSPFLGQGIEYVQSRRYEPGDPVKSIDWRVTARTGKAHVKQFETPKQMPVWLVVDTSASMALASHPPGKYGLALQVAGGIALACLDRVSPVGVLGAGGRDLVVQPSLSRDVLLQWLHSLRTYRFDEPTNLGQRLLALEPSLRQRSLLVVLSDFHDPDALAALKLVGARHDCICLIFRDPAEDQLSGAGLFRGREVESGREVLSHGRRMLSTTENLSESLKKASLDHFLIQPGTPFLGRLRHFLRSRGGVSRRNRQ; encoded by the coding sequence ATGGATGCCACCCTCCAGCACTGTGATCCGCTCGATAGCCGCCAGTTCCACCTGGCCGTAAAGCGGCTCGCCGACAGCTTGAGCTATGGCACCGACAAGAGTCCCTTCCTCGGGCAAGGGATCGAATACGTGCAATCCCGCCGCTACGAGCCAGGAGACCCCGTGAAGTCGATCGACTGGCGGGTCACCGCCCGCACTGGCAAGGCGCACGTGAAGCAATTCGAAACCCCGAAGCAGATGCCCGTGTGGCTGGTGGTGGACACCTCCGCATCGATGGCTCTCGCCTCGCATCCGCCGGGGAAATACGGGCTGGCGCTCCAAGTCGCGGGCGGCATCGCCCTGGCCTGCCTTGATCGAGTGAGCCCCGTAGGCGTCCTCGGAGCCGGAGGCCGCGACCTCGTGGTGCAGCCCAGCCTTTCCCGCGATGTCCTGCTGCAATGGCTCCACTCGCTGCGCACCTATCGATTCGACGAACCCACCAACCTGGGCCAGCGCCTGCTCGCGCTGGAGCCATCTCTCCGGCAGCGTTCCCTGCTCGTCGTGCTCAGCGACTTCCATGACCCGGATGCACTCGCGGCGCTGAAGCTGGTGGGAGCGCGGCACGACTGCATCTGCCTCATCTTCCGCGATCCCGCGGAGGATCAACTCTCCGGTGCGGGCCTCTTCCGCGGCCGTGAAGTCGAATCCGGCCGCGAGGTGCTCAGCCACGGGCGGCGCATGCTTTCCACTACGGAAAATCTCTCCGAGTCCCTGAAGAAGGCCTCCCTGGATCACTTCCTCATCCAGCCCGGCACACCCTTCCTCGGCCGGCTCCGTCACTTCCTCCGCTCCCGCGGAGGAGTCTCCCGCCGCAACCGCCAATGA
- a CDS encoding vWA domain-containing protein: MTFAHPWLLALLVLPVGLAVFLWKRSGRRIPLPFDHQPLPRARLLGFLLRSAELLPILLAMLAIAILAGPRRFEQPRSEREMTNILFCLDVSGSMMAQFGSSTRYDAAMDAVNDFISFRKGDAFGLTVFGSSVLNWVPLTNDVSAFKCAPPFLRPEKLPPWFGGTMIGMALREAEKTMLSSTSGDRMIVLFTDGESFDLENGVDVAIAQSLKANGIKVYDIHVAEGGAPDSVAVIASMTGGEVFTAGDPGALKAVFAKIDEMQKAPLKRVTPDPIDFFEPFAIAGLCLGGLYLFTLFGLRHTPW; this comes from the coding sequence ATGACCTTCGCCCATCCATGGCTTCTCGCTCTGCTCGTCCTGCCGGTCGGGCTGGCGGTATTCCTATGGAAGAGAAGCGGGCGACGTATCCCCCTGCCCTTCGATCATCAGCCGCTGCCTCGTGCACGCCTGCTTGGCTTCCTGCTCCGCAGCGCGGAACTCCTGCCGATCCTTCTCGCCATGCTGGCGATCGCAATCCTCGCCGGACCACGCCGCTTCGAGCAACCGCGCAGCGAGCGTGAGATGACGAATATCCTCTTCTGCCTCGATGTCTCAGGCTCGATGATGGCGCAGTTTGGCTCCTCGACGCGCTACGATGCCGCGATGGATGCGGTAAACGATTTCATCTCTTTCCGGAAAGGCGACGCATTCGGCCTCACGGTCTTTGGCAGCAGCGTATTGAATTGGGTGCCACTCACCAATGACGTCTCCGCCTTCAAGTGCGCGCCGCCTTTCCTGCGCCCTGAAAAGCTCCCGCCTTGGTTTGGAGGAACGATGATCGGCATGGCCCTGCGCGAGGCGGAAAAAACCATGCTCTCCAGCACTTCCGGTGACCGCATGATCGTGCTCTTTACCGATGGAGAAAGCTTCGACCTCGAAAACGGCGTCGATGTTGCAATCGCACAGAGCCTGAAGGCCAATGGCATCAAGGTCTACGACATCCATGTCGCTGAGGGAGGAGCACCGGATTCCGTCGCGGTGATCGCTTCGATGACCGGTGGCGAGGTCTTCACTGCGGGTGATCCGGGCGCTTTGAAAGCAGTCTTCGCGAAGATTGATGAGATGCAGAAGGCGCCTCTCAAGCGGGTCACGCCGGATCCCATCGACTTCTTCGAGCCCTTCGCCATCGCCGGTCTCTGCTTGGGCGGACTCTATCTTTTCACCCTCTTCGGCCTGCGCCACACGCCATGGTGA
- a CDS encoding vWA domain-containing protein — translation MVTTPLLLALASLVLATGAEWIHLGRIRNVAALAFGPGKKPSLAGRAAPLIRIAGLAALIWGLTTLLLLPPAAHRSAVKEVEPKERQHLLLVLDVSPSMRLRDAGATGKESRMARARAILESVIARTAHDKLHTTVVAVYNGAKPVVEETRDLEIIHNLMDDLPMHQAFESGKTKLLEGLAEAATIAAKWPRESATLVLISDGDSVPATGMPKMPPSIGGVLVAGVGDPSKGTFIDGHHSRQDGATLRQIATRLGGEYHDGNAKLVPTAMLERLGTIAVDGTKRLPGQRELAIFMTALGSTLLACLPLLLHFAGSRWNPGPQRIPARRISEAPQLTASHH, via the coding sequence ATGGTGACCACCCCGCTATTGCTGGCTCTTGCCTCGCTCGTGCTCGCCACGGGAGCTGAGTGGATTCATCTTGGGCGGATCCGGAATGTCGCCGCACTCGCATTTGGCCCGGGCAAAAAACCATCACTCGCAGGACGGGCCGCGCCCCTGATCCGCATCGCCGGACTCGCCGCGCTGATTTGGGGCCTCACGACCCTGCTGCTACTCCCTCCCGCCGCGCATCGCTCCGCGGTAAAGGAAGTGGAGCCCAAGGAGCGCCAGCACTTGTTACTGGTGCTCGATGTCTCGCCAAGCATGCGGCTCCGCGATGCCGGAGCCACCGGGAAGGAAAGCCGTATGGCCCGGGCCCGGGCGATCCTTGAATCGGTGATCGCGCGGACAGCCCATGACAAACTGCACACCACGGTGGTCGCAGTTTACAATGGCGCAAAGCCGGTCGTCGAAGAGACGCGGGATCTAGAGATCATCCACAACCTGATGGACGATCTACCGATGCATCAGGCCTTTGAATCCGGGAAGACCAAGCTGCTCGAAGGTCTGGCCGAAGCCGCCACCATCGCCGCGAAGTGGCCGCGGGAATCCGCGACCCTGGTGTTGATCAGCGACGGCGATTCCGTGCCAGCCACGGGGATGCCCAAGATGCCACCCTCCATCGGCGGCGTGCTCGTGGCGGGCGTCGGCGATCCCTCCAAAGGCACCTTCATTGACGGCCATCACTCGCGCCAGGATGGTGCCACGCTCCGCCAGATCGCGACGCGCCTCGGCGGAGAATATCACGATGGCAATGCCAAGCTGGTTCCCACCGCAATGCTCGAGCGTCTGGGCACCATTGCCGTGGACGGCACCAAGCGCCTGCCGGGACAACGGGAGCTTGCGATTTTCATGACCGCCCTCGGTTCGACGCTACTGGCCTGCCTGCCACTGCTGCTCCATTTCGCCGGATCCCGCTGGAACCCCGGTCCCCAGCGAATTCCTGCCCGCCGGATTTCCGAAGCCCCACAACTCACGGCTTCCCATCACTGA
- a CDS encoding tetratricopeptide repeat protein: MKILVLTLWCLVPLGLLAYHYGPGRELMTIDAAASTLDQAKAKADAGDWNAAIAGYEEGLAQLPKDKLEEARRIRLELAKARMEAAQLPKAREELAALADELAQDPNAHAKLRDETIATLANSRFYMTYLMKLEGLPDSEWEPEIEAARQEQKLLVQRATEAGDTAAAKKHSDDLESAIKLARMEPEELYGKAIPKQCNGCCSGKCASNKPGKKPSQKPKDGRGAGSGAPMDGEGS; this comes from the coding sequence ATGAAAATTCTCGTGCTCACTTTGTGGTGCCTGGTCCCCCTCGGCCTGCTGGCCTATCACTACGGCCCCGGCCGCGAGCTAATGACCATCGATGCCGCCGCATCGACCCTCGACCAAGCAAAGGCGAAAGCCGATGCAGGAGACTGGAATGCCGCGATCGCCGGCTACGAGGAGGGCCTCGCGCAACTGCCGAAAGACAAGCTTGAGGAAGCGCGCCGCATTCGCCTTGAGCTCGCGAAGGCGCGCATGGAAGCCGCCCAGCTTCCGAAGGCTCGCGAAGAGCTGGCCGCACTGGCCGACGAGCTCGCGCAAGACCCGAACGCCCACGCGAAGCTCCGCGACGAGACGATCGCCACCTTGGCCAACTCGCGCTTTTACATGACCTATCTCATGAAGCTGGAGGGACTTCCCGACAGCGAATGGGAGCCGGAAATCGAAGCGGCCCGCCAAGAGCAAAAGCTGCTCGTGCAACGCGCGACCGAAGCGGGTGATACCGCCGCGGCAAAGAAGCATTCCGATGATCTGGAGTCCGCCATTAAGCTGGCCCGCATGGAGCCGGAGGAACTCTACGGGAAAGCAATCCCGAAGCAGTGCAATGGCTGCTGCTCCGGCAAGTGTGCCTCCAACAAACCCGGCAAAAAGCCGAGCCAAAAGCCCAAGGACGGCCGCGGTGCCGGATCCGGCGCGCCGATGGATGGCGAGGGTTCCTGA
- a CDS encoding dicarboxylate/amino acid:cation symporter, giving the protein MKRIALHWQILSALLLATLTAAAFRGIFPGAEPPAFITGALEICKLVGDLFLRALKMIIVPLIVTSVVGGIAGLKEAEGFGRLGLKTLGFYMSTGLLAILLGLFLVSTIQPGLGPDGLPNQAIREAFNHSTGVSASDLAKVQAASGNVPEGKGLWESVTGIFRSMLPENIFAAASANDSVLGVLIFSLLFAAAVTRLPEQQGRSLREFFIAASEAVSTIVHWIMAFAPIGVYALILPVVYQTGFGLFANLGKFALTVLLALGIHFMVTMPLILMLVARVSPLKHFRAVKEALIMAFSTASSAATLPLTMECVRDRAGVSARVTSFTLPIGTSINTDGTALYECVAVIFVAQVMGYTFNAGEMFFVVVAALLTSVGIAGVPHASLVAIILILKNSGIQGAEAGVGVILAVDRFLDMSRTAVNVFGDTCVAVLVARSEGEKVLQA; this is encoded by the coding sequence ATGAAACGCATCGCTCTCCACTGGCAGATCCTTTCCGCGCTCCTGCTCGCGACCCTTACCGCGGCAGCTTTTCGCGGAATATTTCCGGGAGCGGAGCCGCCGGCTTTCATCACCGGTGCACTGGAAATCTGCAAGCTGGTGGGGGATCTCTTCCTGAGGGCACTGAAGATGATCATCGTGCCGCTGATCGTGACCTCGGTGGTCGGGGGAATCGCGGGCCTGAAAGAAGCGGAGGGGTTTGGTCGGCTGGGATTGAAGACTCTGGGCTTTTACATGAGCACCGGTCTGCTCGCCATCCTGCTGGGACTTTTCCTGGTGAGCACCATCCAGCCGGGGCTCGGTCCGGACGGGCTGCCGAACCAAGCGATCAGGGAGGCTTTCAATCACAGCACCGGCGTGAGCGCGAGCGATCTGGCGAAGGTGCAAGCTGCCTCTGGAAATGTGCCGGAAGGCAAAGGCCTCTGGGAGAGTGTCACGGGCATCTTCCGCTCGATGCTGCCGGAAAACATCTTCGCCGCTGCATCCGCAAATGACTCTGTGCTCGGGGTGCTGATCTTCTCCCTGCTCTTTGCGGCAGCGGTGACTCGGCTACCGGAGCAGCAAGGGCGAAGCTTGCGGGAGTTCTTCATCGCGGCCTCGGAGGCGGTGTCCACGATTGTCCATTGGATCATGGCCTTTGCTCCGATCGGGGTTTACGCACTAATCCTGCCGGTGGTTTATCAGACCGGCTTCGGCCTGTTTGCAAACCTCGGGAAGTTCGCGCTGACGGTGCTGCTCGCGCTGGGGATTCACTTCATGGTGACCATGCCGCTGATCCTGATGCTGGTGGCGAGGGTGAGTCCGCTGAAGCATTTCAGGGCGGTGAAAGAGGCGCTGATCATGGCGTTCTCCACGGCGTCGTCCGCGGCGACGCTGCCGCTGACGATGGAGTGTGTGCGTGACCGTGCAGGAGTCTCGGCCCGGGTGACTTCTTTCACGCTGCCGATCGGGACTTCGATCAATACCGACGGAACCGCGCTCTATGAATGCGTGGCGGTGATCTTCGTGGCGCAGGTGATGGGGTACACTTTCAACGCCGGGGAAATGTTCTTCGTGGTTGTAGCGGCGCTTTTGACCAGCGTAGGCATCGCCGGAGTGCCCCATGCAAGCTTGGTGGCAATCATCCTGATCCTGAAAAATTCCGGCATACAAGGAGCGGAAGCGGGAGTCGGGGTGATCCTGGCGGTCGACCGTTTCCTCGATATGAGCCGCACGGCGGTGAATGTGTTCGGGGATACCTGTGTAGCGGTGCTGGTGGCGCGGAGCGAGGGGGAGAAGGTATTGCAGGCATGA
- the dusB gene encoding tRNA dihydrouridine synthase DusB encodes MLHWFQNGAFPLYLAPMAGVTDVVFRQICKELGADVMVTEFVSAEGIMQADDRTRKYTEFTDEQRPVGVQLFGGDGERMGEAAKKIIDWKRPDFIDINFGCPVNKVVAKNGGSSLLKDCPTLASVASGVKKGVQDEVPVTAKIRIGWDDKTVNAVEVCKILEDCGMEAIAVHGRTRSQGYSGEANWDVIDACARAVSIPVIGNGDIASGEDLARRKQETAVSGIMIGRAAMQNPWIFREAKYYLATGETLKSVPLEERWELVLRHCRLAVTSSRYGAERHAMMSMRARLMAYCKGFPGAKELRQRLARVESVTEVEEIAAASLLAAAEAGAVTV; translated from the coding sequence GTGCTCCACTGGTTCCAAAACGGCGCGTTCCCTCTTTATCTGGCTCCCATGGCCGGGGTCACTGACGTGGTTTTCCGCCAGATTTGCAAGGAGTTGGGTGCCGACGTGATGGTCACCGAGTTCGTCTCCGCGGAGGGAATCATGCAAGCGGACGACCGCACGCGGAAATACACCGAGTTCACCGACGAACAGCGCCCGGTGGGCGTCCAACTCTTCGGCGGCGATGGCGAGCGGATGGGCGAGGCCGCGAAAAAGATCATTGATTGGAAGCGCCCCGACTTCATCGACATCAATTTCGGTTGCCCCGTGAACAAGGTGGTCGCCAAGAACGGCGGATCCTCCCTTCTCAAGGACTGCCCCACTCTCGCATCCGTCGCTTCCGGCGTGAAAAAGGGCGTGCAAGACGAAGTTCCGGTCACCGCAAAAATCCGGATCGGCTGGGACGATAAGACGGTGAACGCCGTCGAAGTCTGCAAGATCCTTGAGGACTGCGGAATGGAAGCCATCGCCGTGCACGGTCGCACCCGCTCGCAGGGTTACTCCGGTGAAGCGAATTGGGATGTCATCGACGCCTGCGCCCGGGCTGTGAGCATCCCGGTGATCGGCAATGGCGACATCGCCAGCGGTGAGGATCTCGCCCGCCGGAAGCAGGAAACTGCAGTCTCCGGAATCATGATCGGTCGGGCCGCCATGCAAAACCCCTGGATCTTCCGTGAGGCAAAATACTACTTGGCCACCGGGGAAACCCTGAAATCGGTTCCTCTGGAAGAACGCTGGGAATTGGTCCTGCGCCACTGCCGCTTGGCTGTCACCAGCTCCCGCTACGGGGCGGAGCGTCATGCCATGATGTCCATGCGAGCCCGCTTGATGGCTTACTGTAAAGGATTTCCGGGTGCCAAGGAACTCCGCCAGCGCCTCGCCCGCGTGGAATCTGTGACAGAAGTGGAAGAAATTGCCGCCGCCTCCCTCTTAGCAGCGGCGGAAGCTGGCGCAGTAACAGTGTAG
- a CDS encoding phage regulatory CII family protein: MESHEVLRRAFSKTSPKAVAADLGISLSLVYKWAEKQSEDGSGSRNPLDRLLKIIELSGDLGVIEWLCQQTGGYFVRNPKSSCEKGYQVLPATNEIISQFSALLQQISAAALDHSINAKEAKEIRECWDKLKSYAEGFVRCCEEGDYDQMLHIPKPSEGPARYPVTK; encoded by the coding sequence ATGGAAAGCCACGAAGTGCTGCGCCGAGCGTTCTCAAAAACCAGCCCCAAGGCAGTCGCCGCGGATCTGGGGATTTCCCTCTCCCTCGTTTACAAGTGGGCGGAAAAGCAAAGCGAGGATGGCAGCGGCAGCCGCAACCCGCTGGATCGCCTGCTCAAGATCATCGAGCTGAGCGGGGATCTGGGCGTGATCGAGTGGCTCTGCCAGCAGACCGGCGGCTACTTCGTGCGGAATCCGAAGAGTTCCTGTGAAAAGGGCTATCAGGTCCTTCCCGCCACCAACGAGATCATCAGCCAGTTCTCGGCCCTTCTTCAGCAGATCTCCGCCGCAGCGCTCGATCACTCGATCAACGCCAAGGAAGCCAAGGAAATCCGCGAGTGCTGGGACAAGCTGAAGAGCTACGCCGAAGGCTTCGTCCGCTGCTGCGAGGAAGGCGACTACGACCAGATGCTGCACATTCCGAAGCCCTCGGAAGGTCCGGCCCGCTATCCGGTGACGAAGTAA